ACGATATTGGGATTACATTGTATTATGCACTTTCTTATCCGTTTAAGGAATTTGAAAATAAAACGGAATATTATAAATTGTTTTTCCGCCATTTTATGAAAGGATATCTGAAGGAAAATACAATGTGTCAAATTTAAATGAAGAATCAATGAACTGGTTAAAAGAGCTTCAACGAGTAGCCGCTTCTGATGACCCTATGCTGCCGATTGATTTTGTTCAAGAATTAAAAAAACATTTATAATAGTATTTATTAACCTGGGAGCATCACATTTCACTAACGGGAAACGATAGTTCAAAATGACCTGTAGAGGAAATTAAGAATGTATCCGAGATAGACCAGCTATACTTGAAGAAATTCCGAATAAGAGGTAAGTATGATGAACACATTAAAATGGTTTCAGAACTGGTATCTTGAAAACTGTAATGGTGATTGGGAGCATTCATACGGTGTGAAAATTGATACTGTGGATAATCCCGGTTGGTCTGTCGAAATCGACTTGACAGATACTTATTTAGAAGACGTACCGTTTGAGTCAATTGAAGAAGAGAGAAATGAAGAAGATTGGTTCTATTGTATTGTGAGAGATGGAGTGTTTCACGGTGCAGGGGGAGCAACAAATTTAGAAGAGATACTAGATTCCTTTAAAACTTGGGTTTTGAGTTTGGAAAGAAGTTAATTATGCAGTAACCGAAGATGAGACATTGAAAGGTCCTTGGAGATAGTGAAGGGAGACACAAGGTGTATAGTTACAACGAATTCACCGAAGATTTAAATCTCGGACATGAAATAGAATTTATCTTGAATGATACTCATTTCTTAATCAGTTATAATGTAAGTGGTTGTTACTGTATTAAGGAAAATGAAGAAGCACAAGTTATGTACGAATCAGTTGAACAACTATTAAATCAAGTTAAGATTAATGGTAAAACATTAAAAAGTTTATGGGGAAATATCATTGTGAGTGACGTGTTTTGACTGAAATTAATCAAAAGGCCATTTCATGTAAACAAATAAAACAATCTTGATTTTTAAACCCCTGTTGATATTATCTTAGAATCAACGGGGGTTTTTATTGCATGCTTAAATCAGCGCAAATGCGCAGAAACTATGGGATAAGGGCAATTCAATAGGTAAACACCAAAAATCACGCCAGTGGGAGTCATATAAGGAGAGGATCAAAATGTATCTAAAAGAATTTGATTTAGATATACCATATATTGTTGATGATGAAAATATTGAATCTATAATAAAAAAACAAAAATGTGAGTACCACGAAGCAACAAAATTAGATTATGAGTTGAATTGGAAATGGAAGAGACGTTCATTCAGATTGGAAACTCGCTGTATTACAGCGATGTATGAACGTTTATTTGGGAAGTACAAAACGAAAGATTGTTGGAAAGTCCTAATAGAATGTGTAGAAAACATTTCGGACGAAAGGATTGTTAACGATTCAGGTGTGTGTTCGGTGCCAATCCAATGTAGTTTGAATGACTTCGATGCAAAAAGTGAGTTGGAGAAAAAAAGACTACGCTTCGACTGCTAATGGATGGGATAGAAAAACTTGCTCTAAGTAACAATTGGGACATTAAACCATTTCAAGATATCGCTTTGCAAATAGAGCAGTTAGGTTATGTTAATGAATGGACTTGGAAGAAAAACATCAAGAGCCCTAATAAGAAGTACTATGCTGAAGTCATATGCCATCATAATGTAGAAAGCATGGATATATTTATATCTATTTTACAACGAGATGGTACTCAAGTACTTTTAGAGAAGGTCATTTCAGAGCAACCAGATGAATTCGCTTATGCTAGACATTTAGGCGACCTTAAATGGGTATCTGATTTTGAAGTTGCTTTGATTAATAAAAAAGGCACTGGAAAGTTTTTGGCAACCCTAGAGCATTAATTATTTTGTCATTAGAAAGAGAGGTGTCGCGGGACAAGAACTTATTCCTATTGAAGTAAATCCATTCAATGAAATTTGTTCATATATGAGGAACTGGAGTATGATGGGGAAGGCAATGCTGATCATCACCATATAATAAATAATTTTATTTTTATTGTTAACCATACAGTAAA
Above is a window of Paenibacillus sp. E222 DNA encoding:
- a CDS encoding phosphotransferase, which produces MTHTDFHQSNFYLHNGDIYLFDFDDCGYTYFVNDIGITLYYALSYPFKEFENKTEYYKLFFRHFMKGYLKENTMCQI
- a CDS encoding immunity 53 family protein; this encodes MMNTLKWFQNWYLENCNGDWEHSYGVKIDTVDNPGWSVEIDLTDTYLEDVPFESIEEERNEEDWFYCIVRDGVFHGAGGATNLEEILDSFKTWVLSLERS